A part of Onthophagus taurus isolate NC chromosome 7, IU_Otau_3.0, whole genome shotgun sequence genomic DNA contains:
- the LOC111419260 gene encoding juvenile hormone acid O-methyltransferase-like, which produces MFNPVTFSENNYNTVIQANSFLTNYKDYFKWFDNEIMLDIGCSNGRVTKESLYPFVMNHLKHLIGADISEHAIDVANDTYKTSTLSFEVMDIIDSEQCEKDLEKFHHIFAFYVFHVLPRSDLWSVNIYKMLKPKGQLFTSIVVDSRNIVTICMADQRNDETKPWSKYIKNLLDIFFDFGPNPKKTISDILKKAGFIIDVMDVQSVSFSFPEVHLLRNTLVGGNHFLNHIPMELRDEYIEDFVGKFINQVKTEDGKYSYSLDVLTVVATKP; this is translated from the exons ATGTTCAACCCAGTCACTTTCTCTGAAAATAATTACAACACGGTGATTCAAGCAAATTCGTTCTTAACAAACTATAAAGATTACTTCAAATGGTTTGATAATGAAATAATGTTAGATATTGGTTGCTCAAATGGGCGTGTTACCAAAGAATCGCTCTATCCATTCGTAATGAATCATCTAAAACATCTAATTGGAGCTGATATTTCGGAACATGCTATAGATGTAGCAAATGACACTTATAAAACGTCTACATTATCGTTTGAAGTAATGGATATAATCGATAGTGAGCAATGTGAAAAGGATCTTGAGAAGTTTCAtcacatttttgcattttatgtaTTTCATGTTTTACCAAGATCAGATTT ATGGTCTGTAAATATCTATAAGATGCTAAAACCGAAAGGTCAATTATTTACATCAATAGTTGTGGATTCACGTAATATAGTAACTATTTGCATGGCGGATCAACGAAATGATGAAACGAAACCGTGGTCAAAGTATATAAAAAATCTTctagatatattttttgattttggtCCAAACcccaaaaaaacaatttcagatattttaaaaaaagctgGATTTATTATAGACGTGATGGATGTGCAATCCGTTTCCTTCTCTTTTCCAGAGGTCCATTTATTgcgaa atACTTTAGTGGGCGGTAACCACTTTTTGAACCACATTCCGATGGAATTACGTGATGAGTACATTGAAGATTTTGTTGGCAAATTCATCAACCAAGTTAAAACTGAAGATGGCAAATATAGTTATTCACTTGATGTCCTAACAGTAGTTGCAACTAAACCTTAA